One window of the Camarhynchus parvulus chromosome 2, STF_HiC, whole genome shotgun sequence genome contains the following:
- the NXPH1 gene encoding neurexophilin-1 has protein sequence MQAVYWYAVLLLQPTLYLVTCANLTNGGKTELLKSGSSKSTLKHIWTESSKDLSISRLLSQTFRGKENDTDLDLRYDAPETYSEQDLWDWLRNSTDLQEPRPRAKRRPIVKTGKFKKMFGWGDFHSNIKTVKLNLLITGKIVDHGNGTFSVYFRHNSTGQGNVSVSLVPPTKIVEFDLAQQTVIDAKDSKSFNCRIEYEKVDKATKNTLCNYDPSKTCYQEQTQSHVSWLCSKPFKVICIYISFYSTDYKLVQKVCPDYNYHSDTPYFPSG, from the coding sequence GTTACCTGTGCAAATTTAACAAATGGAGGAAAAACAGAACTTCTAAAATCAGGAAGCTCCAAATCCACACTAAAGCACATATggacagaaagcagcaaagacTTGTCCATCAGCCGACTGCTGTCACAGACTTTTCgtggaaaggaaaatgataCAGATTTGGACCTGCGATACGATGCCCCAGAAACTTATTCTGAGCAAGATCTCTGGGACTGGCTGAGGAACTCCACAGATCTGCAAGAGCCTCGGCCCAGAGCAAAGAGACGGCCTATCGTCAAGACTGggaaatttaagaaaatgtttggCTGGGGAGATTTTCATTCCAACATCAAGACTGTGAAGCTAAATCTGTTAATAACAGGGAAAATCGTTGACCATGGCAATGGGACGTTTAGTGTTTACTTCAGGCATAACTCCACTGGTCAAGGGAATGTATCTGTGAGCCTAGTGCCCCCTACAAAAATAGTGGAATTTGACTTGGCACAACAGACAGTGATTGATGCCAAAGATTCCAAGTCCTTTAACTGTCGAATCGAGTACGAAAAGGTTGACAAGGCTACCAAGAATACACTCTGCAACTATGACCCTTCAAAAACCTGTTATCAGGAGCAGACCCAGAGCCATGTGTCATGGCTCTGCTCCAAGCCCTTTAAAGTAATCTGtatttacatttccttttataGTACAGATTATAAACTAGTACAGAAGGTGTGTCCTGATTACAACTACCACAGTGACACACCCTACTTCCCTTCAGGATGA